From Algoriphagus sp. NG3, the proteins below share one genomic window:
- the creD gene encoding cell envelope integrity protein CreD: protein METNTNLSLLDKFQDWISRSTSLKLVIIGFIILILLIPQALTTDLIIERQIRLEEAENEVTGKWSRSQTVIGPYLALPYHYYREVQSNGENKIIKELKTAYFLPDLLDITGDLHAESLHRGIFDVVVYQSDIQLKADFGSIALEKLDITAEQVLWDQASFLISVSDLRGIGENPELTLNNTPLISEPFTDSQTYLKGLQFPVSFDSASKDFTFSGKIKLKGSKDFHIVPLGKTTELKLTGNWPNPSFQGEFLPEERSLDDDGFQSNWKVLHFNRPFGQEFNGTLPNFHDSAFGLSLKMPVDQYQQSIRTSKYSILIIVLSFLALFLMEIFTKSRVHPLQYILIGFALVLYYTLLIALSEQLGFSLAYLMASLATVGLLALYAKSLFSQLKITGIFTGILSLFYIFIFVIIKQQDYALLIGSIGLFVALAATMFISRKIDWYKS, encoded by the coding sequence ATGGAAACAAACACAAATCTTTCGCTTCTTGACAAATTTCAAGATTGGATTTCTAGATCAACCAGCTTGAAGCTGGTAATCATCGGCTTTATCATCCTTATTCTTCTGATCCCCCAAGCATTGACCACTGACCTTATCATTGAAAGGCAGATTCGGCTGGAAGAAGCGGAAAACGAAGTGACTGGGAAATGGTCCAGATCTCAAACCGTCATCGGCCCCTATTTGGCATTACCCTATCACTACTACAGAGAAGTACAGAGCAATGGGGAAAACAAAATAATCAAGGAGCTTAAAACAGCTTATTTCTTGCCTGATCTATTGGATATCACGGGAGATCTTCATGCAGAATCCCTTCATCGGGGAATTTTTGATGTGGTGGTTTATCAAAGTGATATTCAGCTCAAAGCTGACTTCGGCTCCATAGCTCTCGAAAAATTAGACATCACTGCCGAGCAGGTACTTTGGGATCAGGCTTCATTCTTGATTTCGGTCAGTGACCTTAGAGGAATCGGCGAAAATCCTGAGCTAACGCTCAACAATACCCCACTTATTTCAGAGCCATTTACTGATTCGCAGACTTATCTAAAAGGACTTCAATTTCCTGTATCATTTGATTCTGCGTCAAAGGATTTTACATTTTCAGGCAAAATCAAGCTCAAAGGAAGCAAAGATTTCCATATCGTTCCATTGGGTAAAACCACCGAACTAAAACTTACCGGTAACTGGCCAAATCCCAGCTTTCAGGGTGAGTTTTTGCCGGAAGAAAGATCCCTGGATGATGATGGTTTTCAAAGCAACTGGAAAGTCCTTCATTTCAACCGACCCTTTGGACAGGAATTTAACGGCACACTCCCCAATTTCCATGATAGCGCATTTGGTCTAAGCCTAAAAATGCCGGTGGATCAATACCAACAAAGCATCCGTACTTCGAAGTATTCAATCCTCATAATTGTCCTGAGTTTCTTGGCTTTGTTCCTAATGGAGATTTTCACCAAAAGTAGGGTTCATCCTCTTCAATATATCTTAATAGGTTTTGCCTTGGTGTTATACTATACACTTTTGATTGCTCTTTCTGAACAATTGGGCTTTTCTTTAGCCTATCTGATGGCAAGCCTTGCCACAGTGGGATTACTTGCACTCTACGCCAAAAGCCTTTTCTCCCAACTCAAAATCACAGGGATTTTCACAGGTATACTCTCCCTGTTTTACATTTTCATATTTGTAATCATCAAGCAACAAGACTATGCTTTGTTGATTGGAAGTATTGGATTATTTGTAGCTCTTGCTGCTACCATGTTTATATCAAGGAAAATTGATTGGTATAAAAGTTAA
- a CDS encoding CocE/NonD family hydrolase encodes MKNLYNIFLTLLLVMILSVSFSQEKSIIDQLDEIAIVDQKVMMPMRDGTRLATDIYRPKGEGKYPIVFSRTPYNFNTWGNGEMNTRTMETALTWVKKGYAYVVQNERGRYFSEGDWDILGVPLTDGNDAFEWMSKQDWSNGKVGLLGCSSTAEWQMAVASLDHPALAALVPQGYGAGVGRIGEFNEQGNWYRGGAGQMLFTNWLYGVQQDPMAPKLPKGISQEDLLRLQRFYDMSPEYPRIDSKEALSHLPIQDIIKNQNGPMGIYEEMITRKPNDPKWYEGGLYHDNMPFDKPSFWFVSWFDVSAGPNIALFNHARENAVSQMARDNQYLVIAPVLHCSYTRATENTMVGDLNVGDARLNYDEMITAWFDVWLKGEKSEVMEEMPRVQYYTMGSNKWQTSDVWPPADAEMITMYLDSKGQANTLNGDGKLTDRKPKKDNPDTFKYDPMNPVTSYGGNVCCTGNAIDGNGGSKDQSEMEKRDDILVYTSDVLEEGIEVSGFIESYLYLSSDVKDTDVTIKLIDVYPDGKAYNLDETIQRVRYREGYDKEVWMEEGSVYEVKMTPMSTSNYFAKGHRIRIEVSSSNFPRFDRNMNTGGNTYDETEGVIATNSIHHGGKNLSRIVLPIVK; translated from the coding sequence ATGAAAAATCTATACAACATCTTCCTGACGCTCCTGCTGGTCATGATCCTTTCTGTTTCTTTTTCCCAGGAAAAAAGCATTATAGATCAACTGGATGAAATCGCTATCGTGGACCAGAAAGTCATGATGCCTATGCGGGATGGTACCCGGTTGGCTACGGATATTTACAGGCCCAAAGGCGAAGGAAAATATCCGATTGTATTTTCCCGAACTCCCTACAATTTTAACACCTGGGGAAATGGTGAAATGAATACCCGTACCATGGAAACCGCACTTACTTGGGTAAAAAAGGGCTATGCCTATGTGGTGCAAAATGAACGAGGCAGGTACTTTTCCGAAGGAGATTGGGATATTCTCGGGGTGCCGCTGACGGATGGCAACGATGCATTTGAGTGGATGTCCAAACAGGATTGGAGCAATGGAAAAGTCGGTTTGCTGGGCTGCTCCTCCACTGCCGAATGGCAGATGGCTGTGGCATCGCTGGATCATCCTGCCTTGGCAGCACTGGTTCCACAAGGCTATGGAGCAGGAGTCGGTAGAATTGGAGAATTCAATGAGCAAGGCAACTGGTACCGAGGTGGCGCCGGACAGATGCTTTTTACCAACTGGCTTTATGGCGTTCAGCAGGATCCGATGGCTCCGAAACTACCAAAAGGCATCAGCCAGGAAGACTTGCTTAGACTTCAGCGATTTTATGATATGTCACCCGAATATCCAAGAATCGACTCCAAAGAAGCCTTGAGCCACCTTCCTATTCAGGATATTATCAAAAATCAGAATGGCCCGATGGGAATCTACGAAGAGATGATCACGCGTAAACCTAACGATCCTAAATGGTATGAAGGGGGATTGTATCATGATAATATGCCTTTTGACAAGCCAAGCTTCTGGTTTGTTTCCTGGTTTGATGTATCTGCTGGGCCAAATATTGCTTTATTCAATCATGCGCGGGAAAACGCAGTTTCGCAGATGGCGAGAGACAACCAGTACTTAGTGATCGCTCCGGTACTTCACTGCTCTTATACACGTGCTACAGAAAACACCATGGTCGGTGATCTGAATGTGGGTGATGCACGATTGAATTACGATGAGATGATCACGGCTTGGTTTGATGTATGGCTTAAAGGTGAAAAGTCTGAAGTCATGGAGGAAATGCCCCGTGTTCAGTACTACACTATGGGCTCAAATAAATGGCAGACTTCAGATGTATGGCCACCTGCGGATGCTGAGATGATTACTATGTATCTGGACTCCAAAGGCCAGGCAAATACACTAAACGGTGATGGAAAGCTTACCGACAGAAAGCCGAAAAAAGACAATCCTGACACCTTCAAATATGACCCAATGAATCCGGTAACTTCCTATGGCGGCAATGTTTGCTGCACGGGAAATGCTATTGACGGCAATGGAGGTTCAAAAGATCAATCTGAGATGGAAAAGCGCGATGACATCTTAGTCTATACTTCAGATGTGCTGGAAGAAGGAATTGAGGTCTCAGGATTTATAGAGAGCTACCTCTACCTTTCCTCAGATGTCAAAGACACAGATGTTACCATCAAGCTGATTGATGTATATCCTGACGGAAAAGCATACAACTTGGATGAAACCATACAGCGTGTCCGCTACAGAGAAGGTTATGACAAAGAAGTATGGATGGAAGAAGGAAGCGTATATGAAGTAAAAATGACCCCCATGAGCACCTCCAACTACTTCGCCAAAGGCCATCGAATCCGTATCGAAGTCAGCAGTTCCAATTTCCCACGATTCGATAGAAATATGAATACCGGAGGAAATACCTACGATGAAACCGAAGGAGTGATTGCTACCAATTCAATTCACCATGGAGGGAAAAATCTGAGCAGGATTGTGCTGCCGATAGTGAAGTAA
- a CDS encoding sugar phosphate isomerase/epimerase: MKKHLDLSISFLLALSLGFTACESKTGTKETSTTVETAAVESSSFGGLALYTVRDSMASNPKSTLQAVADAGYAYVEAANYEDGKFYGMAPAEFKSYVESLGMTVKSAHMGMVNMENADQLIADVKAAGIEYFVIPVPPMGMFTFGPEGMGMKGTPDELVTIMNTLGEKCTNAGIKLLYHNHDFEFKAMADGTIIEELLLEKCDPKHVNFQMDLFWVSKAEVDPLTYFEKYPGRFIAWHVKDMNDEGNFAPVGTGNIDFKRILAEKDKSGMKFYLVEQDQTFGLDPMEAIKISHKGLEEIGFK; the protein is encoded by the coding sequence ATGAAAAAACACTTAGACCTTAGTATTAGCTTTCTTCTAGCCTTGTCGCTGGGCTTTACAGCCTGCGAAAGTAAAACAGGAACTAAAGAAACTTCAACAACAGTAGAAACAGCAGCTGTAGAAAGCTCAAGTTTCGGCGGATTAGCCCTTTATACAGTCCGTGACTCCATGGCAAGTAATCCTAAAAGCACACTTCAGGCTGTGGCCGACGCGGGCTATGCTTACGTAGAGGCAGCAAACTATGAAGATGGTAAATTCTACGGCATGGCACCGGCCGAGTTTAAATCTTACGTGGAATCCCTCGGCATGACTGTCAAAAGTGCCCACATGGGAATGGTGAATATGGAGAATGCAGACCAGTTGATTGCTGACGTAAAAGCCGCCGGCATTGAGTATTTTGTGATCCCTGTCCCTCCAATGGGCATGTTTACCTTTGGACCGGAAGGCATGGGCATGAAAGGAACCCCCGATGAATTGGTTACTATCATGAACACCTTGGGAGAAAAATGCACAAACGCAGGAATCAAGCTCCTTTACCATAACCACGATTTTGAGTTCAAAGCTATGGCCGATGGAACAATCATCGAAGAGCTACTCTTGGAAAAATGTGATCCAAAACATGTCAACTTTCAGATGGATCTATTCTGGGTAAGTAAAGCCGAAGTAGATCCTTTGACCTATTTCGAAAAATATCCTGGAAGATTTATCGCATGGCACGTGAAAGACATGAATGACGAAGGCAACTTTGCTCCTGTGGGTACTGGTAACATCGATTTCAAAAGAATTTTGGCAGAAAAAGATAAATCAGGCATGAAGTTTTACCTGGTAGAGCAAGACCAGACGTTCGGTTTGGATCCTATGGAAGCCATCAAAATCAGCCATAAAGGACTGGAAGAAATCGGGTTCAAATAG
- a CDS encoding SusC/RagA family TonB-linked outer membrane protein: protein MLLLVCIVGVSWAQTSITGNVSDERTGEPLIGATILIKGTTAGAVTDLEGNFSLVLTGTEGVELIFSSIGYLTKTIPLSPNQTEINIQLSEDATNLEEVVVTGLASSVKRSNLANSVGTVSARDLTGTTTIQTTDGALYGKVAGATIRSNGGAPGGGMSIQLRGISSLIGASQPLIIVDGVYINNSFQSTGRATVSGAGGSNQDDGSNRLADLNPADIENIEVLKGPSAAAIYGTRANAGVIIITTKRGKEGRTTVSLSQDVGFAKPLRLLGVDEWSEEKINFFFPEARRAVELERFREAQATNNFIDYEDYFYNNEALLLNTRINVSGGDEKTKFFVSGNITSEEGTIKNTGFDRYSIRANIDHKITNSIKLGVSSNFINSKTERGFTGNQNNSGASIGYSIAYVPNYFDLRRNEDGTYPVNPYFSENPVAVTDFGENSSDVNRFIQAFTLDFDLLKTDKHYLAANISGGLDFLQNSTQVYLPEFLQFQSSQANPGDILVGRQESFNTNFQAALVYNWNLGRVNMNSQAGMVRLDFKNQSLFNRGRGLVPGQTNLQQAAVQQINNQFNSEVQEAGVFLQQEMNFEDKIIGTVGIRWDKSSLNGDANEFYSFPRASLAVNIANFDFWESATLTSLKPRIAYGETAGPVQFGATFTPLTGTNIGGLLGSEVSTQIGNTFIRPETASELEFGIDAGFWNGRMSLEATYYIKNTQNNIQNLNLAPSTGVNTTPSNEAELSNKGIELGLSGTVVQKSNFKWFSRVLFWKNEIEMTRLGIPTYISGGFGSGLGTFLYAEGYSPTTIVGTPADSSVPGGFTIWGNAQPDFNLSFFNSLDILKGLQLSFLIDWRKGGSNINLSSFLSDGGGTTEGWFDDDNGDGVPNGRQREPEPYNNAGRWVQDASFVKVREIGLYYTFPRETISGWFGSTVQNIKIGSSVNNAFLFTDYEGYDPETSTFGAQSVANNVDIAPYPTSRRIFFHLTIDF, encoded by the coding sequence ATGCTTCTACTAGTATGCATTGTAGGAGTCTCGTGGGCACAAACCTCAATCACAGGTAATGTGTCCGATGAAAGAACTGGCGAGCCTTTGATTGGAGCTACTATTCTGATTAAAGGCACTACGGCTGGAGCAGTTACTGACCTAGAAGGAAATTTCAGTCTAGTGCTCACTGGTACAGAGGGGGTCGAACTCATATTTTCCTCAATAGGGTATTTGACCAAAACTATCCCATTATCCCCCAATCAAACCGAGATTAATATCCAACTCAGCGAAGATGCTACAAACTTGGAAGAAGTGGTAGTCACCGGCTTGGCATCTTCTGTCAAACGAAGCAACCTTGCCAATTCTGTTGGTACGGTTTCAGCTCGTGATTTGACAGGTACCACCACTATTCAAACAACAGATGGTGCCTTATATGGAAAAGTAGCAGGTGCAACAATCCGGTCTAATGGTGGTGCCCCTGGAGGTGGTATGTCCATCCAATTACGTGGAATCTCAAGTTTAATAGGCGCCTCACAACCACTGATTATTGTGGATGGCGTTTATATCAACAATTCATTTCAAAGCACAGGACGAGCTACAGTATCAGGAGCTGGGGGATCAAATCAAGATGACGGATCTAATAGATTGGCGGATCTAAATCCAGCCGATATTGAAAATATTGAGGTTCTTAAAGGCCCATCAGCTGCTGCCATTTATGGTACACGGGCAAATGCTGGAGTAATCATTATTACGACCAAAAGAGGCAAAGAAGGTAGGACTACCGTTTCACTTTCTCAAGATGTAGGTTTTGCAAAACCCCTAAGATTACTAGGTGTAGATGAATGGAGTGAAGAAAAAATAAATTTCTTTTTCCCAGAGGCCAGAAGAGCAGTAGAACTTGAGCGATTTAGAGAAGCACAGGCTACAAATAACTTTATCGATTATGAAGATTACTTTTACAACAATGAAGCCTTATTACTAAATACTAGAATCAACGTTTCAGGCGGTGACGAAAAGACTAAATTCTTTGTTTCTGGAAATATCACCTCAGAGGAAGGAACGATAAAAAATACTGGATTTGACAGATATTCCATAAGGGCAAACATTGATCACAAAATCACTAACTCTATCAAGTTAGGTGTTAGCTCAAACTTTATTAATTCAAAAACTGAAAGGGGCTTTACTGGAAATCAGAATAACTCCGGCGCCAGTATTGGATATAGTATCGCATATGTTCCTAATTATTTTGATTTAAGAAGAAACGAAGATGGCACATATCCTGTCAACCCTTACTTTTCAGAAAACCCGGTAGCAGTGACAGATTTTGGTGAAAACAGCTCAGATGTCAATCGCTTTATTCAGGCTTTTACTTTGGATTTTGATTTGCTTAAAACTGATAAACACTACTTGGCTGCAAATATTTCTGGGGGTTTAGACTTCTTGCAAAACTCTACTCAGGTTTATCTTCCTGAGTTTTTGCAATTCCAAAGTTCACAAGCTAATCCTGGAGACATATTGGTAGGAAGACAGGAAAGTTTCAACACCAACTTTCAAGCTGCTTTGGTTTACAATTGGAATTTAGGTCGTGTCAACATGAATTCTCAAGCAGGAATGGTCAGACTAGACTTTAAAAACCAATCGCTATTCAATAGAGGCAGAGGCCTAGTGCCTGGACAGACCAATCTACAACAAGCCGCAGTACAGCAAATCAACAATCAATTTAATAGTGAAGTACAGGAAGCTGGTGTTTTCCTGCAGCAGGAAATGAATTTTGAAGATAAGATTATCGGCACAGTAGGTATTAGATGGGATAAGTCAAGTTTGAATGGTGATGCCAATGAATTTTATTCATTTCCGCGAGCATCATTAGCTGTAAATATTGCAAATTTTGACTTTTGGGAAAGTGCAACTTTAACTTCTTTAAAACCTAGAATTGCCTATGGGGAAACCGCAGGGCCAGTTCAATTCGGCGCGACTTTCACCCCATTAACAGGTACAAATATCGGAGGTCTATTAGGCTCTGAAGTTTCTACTCAAATTGGAAATACATTCATCAGGCCGGAAACTGCCTCCGAACTCGAATTTGGGATAGATGCAGGATTTTGGAATGGACGAATGAGTTTAGAAGCAACTTATTACATTAAAAATACCCAGAATAACATCCAAAACCTCAACCTGGCTCCATCCACTGGAGTAAATACAACCCCAAGTAATGAAGCAGAACTTTCTAACAAGGGTATAGAATTGGGGTTATCTGGAACAGTTGTACAAAAAAGTAATTTCAAATGGTTCTCCAGAGTTTTATTCTGGAAGAATGAAATCGAGATGACCAGATTAGGTATCCCAACTTATATATCTGGTGGATTTGGATCCGGCTTAGGAACCTTTCTTTATGCAGAAGGCTATTCTCCTACTACTATAGTAGGTACTCCTGCAGACTCTTCTGTGCCTGGCGGATTTACAATCTGGGGCAATGCACAACCTGATTTCAATCTTTCCTTCTTTAACTCTTTGGACATCCTCAAAGGTTTGCAACTATCTTTCTTAATAGATTGGAGAAAAGGTGGCTCTAATATCAATCTTTCATCCTTTCTAAGTGATGGTGGAGGAACCACTGAAGGCTGGTTTGATGATGACAACGGAGATGGAGTGCCAAATGGTCGGCAGAGAGAACCTGAACCTTACAATAATGCAGGCCGATGGGTACAGGATGCAAGTTTTGTCAAAGTGAGAGAAATTGGTTTGTATTACACCTTTCCAAGAGAAACCATCTCAGGCTGGTTTGGATCGACAGTCCAAAACATCAAAATTGGTTCTTCTGTTAACAACGCATTTTTATTTACAGACTATGAAGGGTATGATCCTGAGACCTCAACTTTTGGAGCTCAATCAGTTGCCAACAACGTTGATATCGCTCCCTACCCTACTTCCAGAAGAATTTTCTTCCACCTAACTATTGACTTCTAA
- a CDS encoding NAD(P)-dependent alcohol dehydrogenase produces MKAIVFKKYGKPEKVLELKEMAMPIPKENEVLIKIHTTAINDYDWSMVRGKPYLYRLMFGMFKPRHPITGMELAGIVEGIGAKVSKLKIGDAVYGDISQFGFGTFAEHISIHEDAVLIKPDELRFELAAAIPHASTLAMQALRDIGKMEQGQKVLINGGGGGVGTIALQLAKLKNCEVTGVDSDGKSAMMKSLGFDQVFDYKMVDFTKTGKTYDLILDCKTNKSPFSYLRALRPTGIYVTIGGDLGSLISVLFWGKVFSLFSSKKLRILSLKPNEGLDEIAQLVIQNKIKPEIDGSYPLEDTARLIQYFGEGKHKGKIVIKLNR; encoded by the coding sequence ATGAAAGCCATCGTATTCAAAAAGTACGGAAAACCAGAAAAGGTACTGGAATTGAAAGAAATGGCTATGCCTATTCCTAAAGAAAATGAGGTTTTGATTAAAATCCATACCACTGCTATCAATGATTATGATTGGAGTATGGTCAGAGGGAAGCCTTATTTGTATAGACTGATGTTCGGAATGTTCAAGCCCAGGCATCCAATCACTGGAATGGAACTGGCGGGAATAGTTGAAGGAATTGGGGCAAAAGTAAGCAAGCTGAAAATTGGGGACGCCGTGTATGGCGATATATCACAATTCGGTTTCGGGACTTTTGCGGAGCACATCAGTATTCATGAAGATGCAGTCCTAATCAAGCCTGATGAGCTGCGTTTTGAACTTGCAGCTGCCATTCCCCATGCCTCTACCCTAGCCATGCAAGCACTTCGGGATATAGGAAAAATGGAGCAAGGACAGAAAGTACTCATTAACGGTGGCGGTGGCGGTGTAGGTACTATAGCTCTTCAACTGGCAAAACTCAAGAACTGTGAAGTAACCGGTGTGGACTCTGACGGAAAATCAGCTATGATGAAGTCACTTGGCTTCGATCAGGTGTTTGATTATAAAATGGTTGACTTCACAAAGACCGGAAAAACCTATGACCTAATCCTGGATTGTAAAACAAACAAATCCCCATTCTCATACCTAAGAGCTTTGCGACCAACTGGAATCTATGTGACCATTGGTGGGGATCTCGGTAGTTTAATCTCAGTCCTTTTTTGGGGTAAGGTTTTCTCCCTATTTTCATCAAAAAAACTTCGAATCCTTAGTTTAAAACCAAATGAAGGGCTGGATGAAATCGCCCAACTGGTCATCCAAAATAAAATCAAACCTGAAATAGACGGCTCTTATCCACTTGAAGATACAGCTAGACTAATTCAATACTTTGGAGAAGGAAAGCATAAGGGGAAAATTGTGATTAAGTTGAATAGATGA
- a CDS encoding RagB/SusD family nutrient uptake outer membrane protein, whose protein sequence is MKNIAIKFTKIMIAAAILTSCNPFEIDEIQDPNNPSVGSVSNNASPEQIQFLITGLEARHRSYVSNVVRAWGTFGREVWNFNASDPRFQTDWLGQNGRVPDRSYFGFGNTGGGSWASPYQAIKQADVLIVAGENTESITTEAKSAVVGFAKTIQGYQFMIPANWVYSNGIRMDVKDPLNPGPFVSYPEALDAIKVILDEGDAALQAAGTGDFPFTLTSGFDGYNTITTLRQVNRAILARLNAYRQDWQGVLTAVDASFINLNGELNAGPAHPYGAAPDLFNPIYYLPNAAVNTIIVVHPSMLDDATPGDRRVEEKFFERDQPVVVTTDAGALTGNYQDGRWDSNTDPIPFIRNEELILLKAEAHAQLDQTSEAIAAINIIRNAAGIGNYTGSTDKDALIDEILYQRRYSLWAEPWGHRWIDARRYDRLDEIDTSYDSGTIFTEFPHPQAELSWDEYVGD, encoded by the coding sequence ATGAAAAATATAGCAATAAAATTCACAAAAATCATGATTGCAGCAGCTATACTTACCAGCTGTAATCCATTCGAAATAGATGAAATACAGGATCCCAACAATCCTTCCGTAGGAAGTGTGAGCAATAATGCTTCACCCGAACAAATCCAATTTTTGATCACTGGTCTCGAAGCTCGTCATAGAAGCTATGTGAGCAATGTGGTTAGAGCCTGGGGAACATTTGGAAGGGAAGTATGGAATTTCAATGCCTCAGACCCAAGATTTCAAACAGACTGGCTAGGACAAAACGGAAGAGTACCTGACAGATCTTACTTTGGGTTCGGAAATACCGGAGGAGGCTCATGGGCTTCACCTTATCAGGCTATCAAGCAGGCAGATGTACTAATCGTAGCTGGAGAAAACACAGAAAGCATCACGACAGAAGCAAAAAGTGCTGTAGTGGGCTTTGCCAAAACTATCCAGGGTTACCAGTTTATGATCCCAGCCAACTGGGTATATTCAAATGGAATCCGTATGGATGTAAAGGATCCGCTAAATCCAGGTCCTTTTGTCTCCTATCCTGAAGCTTTGGACGCAATCAAAGTGATTTTGGATGAAGGCGATGCCGCTCTTCAGGCTGCCGGAACAGGTGATTTTCCATTTACGCTTACCAGTGGATTTGATGGTTACAATACAATCACAACACTGCGTCAAGTCAATCGAGCAATTTTAGCAAGACTAAATGCATACAGACAAGACTGGCAGGGTGTGTTAACTGCGGTTGATGCCTCGTTCATCAATTTAAATGGGGAGCTGAATGCTGGCCCGGCACACCCATATGGTGCTGCCCCAGATTTGTTCAATCCCATCTATTATTTACCCAATGCTGCAGTTAACACTATCATAGTAGTTCACCCTTCTATGCTGGATGATGCTACTCCAGGAGATAGACGGGTTGAAGAAAAGTTCTTTGAGCGGGATCAGCCTGTAGTAGTTACTACAGATGCCGGAGCTTTGACAGGCAACTATCAGGATGGCAGATGGGATTCTAACACCGATCCTATTCCTTTTATCCGAAATGAAGAACTGATCCTCTTAAAAGCAGAGGCTCACGCCCAATTGGATCAGACCTCAGAAGCCATCGCAGCCATCAACATTATTCGAAATGCAGCAGGAATTGGAAACTACACTGGTAGCACCGACAAAGACGCCCTGATCGATGAGATTCTATATCAAAGGAGATACTCACTTTGGGCAGAGCCATGGGGTCACCGTTGGATTGACGCCAGAAGATATGACCGCTTGGATGAAATTGACACTTCATATGATTCAGGCACCATATTCACTGAATTTCCACATCCGCAGGCAGAGCTGAGCTGGGATGAGTATGTTGGGGACTAA
- the fahA gene encoding fumarylacetoacetase: MSDSPTNTLITWVEVTKNSDFTIYNLPFGVFQNKRLSSRIGIAIGDKIVDLSVLDQEGFFSDMFLPEGVFLSESLNDLIGLGKAITKKIRERVQDLLLADNEKLRDHSARGKVMVNRKEATMLLPVKIGDYTDFYSSLEHATNVGKMFRDPENALLPNWKHLPVGYHGRASSIIASGVPITRPKGQMSNPDSYTPVFGPSKKLDFELELAFITGKSTKLGDSVSTADAEDYIFGFVLFNDWSARDIQAWEYVPLGPFLGKSFASSISPWVVTLEALEQFREDGPKQEPEVLDYLKCDKPHSFDIQLEAYIQPEGEKSSKVCSSNFKGMYWNIAQQLAHHTVNGCNINVGDMMASGTISGQEPDSYGSMLELSWNGKEAVKLESGTERKFIEDGDTVIMKGFAEKGDVRVGFGEVKAKVLPAK; encoded by the coding sequence ATGAGCGACAGCCCAACCAACACCCTGATTACTTGGGTGGAAGTAACAAAAAATTCTGATTTCACCATTTACAATCTTCCATTTGGAGTTTTTCAGAATAAACGACTTAGTTCACGTATAGGAATTGCAATCGGAGACAAGATTGTGGATTTGAGTGTCCTTGACCAGGAAGGATTCTTTTCAGATATGTTTTTGCCTGAGGGGGTCTTTTTAAGTGAATCCCTTAATGACCTGATTGGGTTGGGTAAGGCGATTACCAAAAAAATCAGAGAGCGTGTTCAGGATCTTCTTTTGGCAGACAATGAGAAGCTGAGAGATCATTCCGCTAGAGGAAAGGTGATGGTGAACCGGAAGGAAGCTACCATGCTTTTGCCGGTGAAAATCGGTGATTACACAGACTTCTACAGCAGTTTAGAGCATGCGACGAATGTGGGTAAGATGTTTCGTGACCCGGAAAATGCGCTGTTACCAAACTGGAAGCATCTTCCGGTAGGATATCACGGTAGAGCTTCCTCCATCATTGCTTCGGGGGTGCCGATCACCCGACCGAAGGGGCAGATGAGCAATCCTGATTCATATACTCCTGTTTTTGGTCCGAGTAAAAAGCTGGACTTCGAACTGGAGCTGGCATTCATCACCGGAAAATCCACCAAGCTTGGGGATTCTGTTTCCACTGCTGATGCGGAGGATTATATTTTTGGTTTTGTGCTGTTCAATGACTGGTCCGCCAGAGATATTCAGGCATGGGAATATGTGCCATTAGGTCCATTTTTGGGAAAAAGTTTTGCTTCTTCTATATCTCCATGGGTGGTGACATTGGAGGCTTTGGAGCAGTTTAGGGAAGATGGACCTAAACAGGAACCAGAAGTATTAGATTACCTGAAATGTGATAAACCACACAGTTTCGATATTCAGTTGGAAGCTTACATTCAGCCAGAAGGGGAGAAAAGCAGCAAAGTCTGCTCTTCAAATTTCAAAGGTATGTACTGGAATATAGCCCAGCAACTTGCACACCACACGGTTAATGGCTGCAATATCAATGTGGGTGATATGATGGCTTCAGGGACAATCTCTGGTCAGGAGCCGGATTCATACGGATCGATGTTGGAGCTTTCTTGGAATGGAAAGGAAGCTGTAAAACTCGAATCAGGTACTGAAAGGAAATTTATAGAAGACGGTGACACGGTGATAATGAAAGGATTTGCGGAGAAGGGGGATGTCAGAGTTGGATTTGGGGAAGTAAAAGCGAAGGTGCTCCCGGCAAAGTGA